A genomic window from Mesorhizobium sp. 131-2-1 includes:
- a CDS encoding amidohydrolase — translation MEKPLTTSAQATAVACLDDIQPSLSAWTRTIFDFGETAWREYQSAAWYVERLRQEGFSVEEGSAGMPTAFCAHWTNGAGPTVGMYAEYDAVPGNCQDAATVKRPRPGLGFEAGGHTDPHSGLGIVSLGGLLAAKAAMQRHGIQGTLRFTGEPAEKVRGSKPIHAARGYYDGLAGMISFHPFYMLPLCNTARWDTHCGAAYAMIYRFICDEPENWVRASDGAPIPQAHSAVRAPGANDALMTMYMASKALRDSMLPHQGGWSISEAILTAGQATADNLPAGMAEIQYMIRVPTIAMAEQVTAVLDRNAAAAAAISGCRFERHWVSKSRPGLANHAMADITYQALSTVGPPRWDEAARAIAREIQVNAGGKATENPFIDELERLVSPQEAEAILRRHLPPSQTNSTSDDYTDMSWHAPTARFYVARPALRSANGQAYPAWVMNALGGIAATIDPMVTCASKTVALTALRLLEDKAARDAAMDEFVARTGGGVGGSNWTAPLCDYEPPINFRWPEYVTTARGRDWWIPAASTA, via the coding sequence ATGGAGAAACCGCTGACGACATCGGCGCAAGCGACCGCGGTTGCCTGCCTCGACGACATCCAGCCGTCGCTGTCGGCATGGACGCGGACCATCTTCGACTTCGGCGAGACCGCCTGGCGCGAGTACCAGTCGGCCGCCTGGTATGTCGAACGGCTGAGACAGGAAGGCTTTTCGGTCGAGGAAGGCTCGGCCGGCATGCCGACCGCCTTTTGTGCTCACTGGACGAACGGCGCCGGCCCGACCGTCGGCATGTATGCCGAATACGACGCCGTGCCCGGCAACTGCCAGGATGCCGCCACGGTGAAGCGGCCGCGCCCGGGCCTCGGCTTCGAGGCCGGCGGCCATACCGATCCGCATTCAGGGCTGGGCATCGTCAGCCTCGGCGGGCTGCTCGCCGCAAAGGCGGCGATGCAGCGCCACGGCATTCAGGGCACGCTGCGCTTTACCGGCGAACCGGCGGAAAAGGTGAGGGGTTCGAAGCCGATCCATGCCGCAAGGGGCTATTATGACGGCCTTGCCGGCATGATCTCCTTCCATCCCTTCTACATGCTGCCGCTCTGCAACACGGCGCGCTGGGACACGCATTGCGGCGCCGCTTACGCGATGATCTACCGCTTCATTTGCGACGAGCCCGAAAACTGGGTTCGCGCAAGCGATGGCGCGCCGATCCCGCAGGCGCATTCTGCGGTCCGCGCGCCGGGCGCCAACGACGCGCTGATGACGATGTACATGGCCTCCAAGGCGTTGCGCGATTCCATGCTGCCGCATCAGGGCGGCTGGTCGATCAGCGAGGCGATCCTGACGGCCGGCCAGGCGACGGCCGACAATCTGCCGGCGGGCATGGCCGAGATCCAGTACATGATCCGCGTGCCTACCATTGCCATGGCCGAGCAGGTTACCGCGGTGCTCGACCGCAATGCGGCGGCCGCCGCTGCGATCAGCGGCTGCCGTTTTGAGCGCCACTGGGTCTCGAAGTCGCGACCGGGCCTTGCCAATCACGCCATGGCCGACATCACGTATCAGGCGCTTTCGACCGTCGGGCCGCCGCGCTGGGACGAGGCGGCGAGAGCCATCGCGCGCGAGATCCAGGTCAATGCCGGCGGCAAGGCGACGGAGAACCCGTTCATCGACGAGCTGGAGCGGCTGGTTTCGCCACAGGAGGCAGAGGCGATCCTGCGCCGCCACCTGCCGCCGTCGCAAACCAATTCGACCTCGGACGACTACACCGACATGAGCTGGCACGCGCCGACCGCACGCTTCTATGTCGCCCGTCCGGCGCTGCGTTCCGCGAACGGCCAGGCCTATCCGGCCTGGGTGATGAATGCGCTCGGCGGCATTGCCGCCACCATCGATCCGATGGTGACCTGCGCTTCGAAGACGGTCGCGCTGACGGCGCTCCGCCTGCTCGAGGACAAGGCCGCACGCGACGCCGCCATGGACGAGTTCGTTGCCCGCACCGGCGGCGGTGTCGGAGGCTCGAACTGGACCGCGCCGCTCTGCGACTACGAACCGCCGATCAACTTCCGCTGGCCGGAATATGTCACCACCGCGCGAGGGCGCGACTGGTGGATCCCGGCCGCTTCCACCGCATGA
- a CDS encoding LysR substrate-binding domain-containing protein gives MRIPSTQALRALDSFARHGSVWRAADELHLTRSAVSHQLRLLERDLGFDLLERIGKGVALTPRGQRYASDVRKALTVLGDAVGRNAGTGVGGSFAVSCTPGFASLFLCTHIGEFRQMYPDVALHILTPRRLDDVSNPDADAFIAFGVGNWPNRAAELLCEISFTPLCSPTLLNKVGGFSKPADVLRANLLHLGDTEDWARWLALSKVENPDTEGGIFFSDMNLVFSAAIAGQGIAMGDELTSRKALNEGRLVRPFDIAIKSPRSYFLVSEHAKASHPVLQAFGGWLRSKLSENRVGPY, from the coding sequence TTGCGCATACCTTCCACCCAGGCGCTTCGCGCCCTCGACAGCTTCGCCCGTCATGGCAGCGTCTGGCGCGCCGCCGACGAACTTCACCTCACTCGCAGCGCCGTCTCGCATCAGCTCCGCCTGCTCGAACGCGACCTCGGCTTCGACCTGCTGGAGCGCATCGGCAAGGGCGTCGCGCTCACCCCGCGCGGCCAGCGCTACGCCAGCGACGTGCGCAAGGCGCTGACCGTTCTGGGCGACGCGGTGGGTCGCAATGCCGGCACCGGCGTCGGCGGCTCATTCGCCGTCTCCTGCACGCCGGGCTTCGCCTCGCTGTTCCTTTGCACCCATATCGGCGAGTTCCGGCAGATGTATCCGGACGTCGCGCTGCACATCCTGACGCCGAGGCGCCTCGACGACGTCAGCAATCCAGACGCCGATGCCTTCATCGCTTTCGGCGTCGGCAACTGGCCAAACCGCGCGGCCGAGCTTTTGTGCGAGATCTCGTTCACGCCGCTCTGCAGCCCGACGCTGCTCAACAAGGTCGGCGGCTTTTCCAAGCCCGCCGACGTGCTGCGCGCCAACCTCCTGCATCTCGGCGACACCGAGGACTGGGCGCGCTGGCTGGCGCTCTCCAAGGTGGAAAATCCGGATACCGAGGGCGGCATCTTCTTTTCCGACATGAACCTCGTCTTCTCGGCGGCGATCGCCGGCCAGGGCATCGCCATGGGCGACGAGCTGACCAGCCGCAAGGCGCTGAACGAGGGCCGCCTGGTGCGACCCTTCGACATCGCGATCAAATCGCCGCGTTCGTATTTCCTGGTATCGGAACACGCCAAGGCGAGCCACCCGGTGCTGCAGGCGTTCGGCGGGTGGTTGCGGTCGAAGCTTTCGGAGAACCGGGTCGGGCCGTATTGA